The DNA segment CCACGAATGGAGCGATACCAATGTCGAACCCACACCACCGCGATCGCCGCGAATTTGTCGGCGCCGCGATCCTGGCCCTCGCGGGCACGAGGTTGGGAATCATGCAAGGAACGAATCCAGCGGCGCGCACCAGCAGCAGCAGCTTGTCGGCCCCTCCGCTGGGGCCGATCAGGCAGATCGATGCGGGGGTACTCAACGTCGGGTATGCCGAGGCGGGTCCGGCCACCGGCCCAGTCGTGGTGCTGCTGCACGGGTGGCCCTACGACATCTGGAGCTTTGCGGAGGTCACTCCACTTCTCGCCGCCGCAGGCTACCGAGTGATCGTCCCGTACCTGCGCGGCTTTGGCTCCACATCATTCCGGTCGAGGAGCGCAATGAGGAACGGTCAGCCGGCCGCCCTCGCGCTCGATGCGGTCGCCCTGATGGATGCACTGCGCATCGAGCGCGCGACGATCGCCGGGTTTGACTGGGGCGCCCGCACCGCTGCCATCGTGGCGGCGCTCTGGCCCGATCGATGCCGGGGGCTGGTGTCGGTGAGCGGCTACCTGATCGGCGCCCAGGCAGCAGGCGGGACGCCATTGCCACCCGCCGCAGAGTTGCAGTGGTGGTACCAGTACTACTTCGCGACGGAGCGGGGTCGCGCCGGGTACGAGAAGTATCGCAAGGAATTTGCGAGGCTCATCTGGAAGCTCGCTTCGCCGCAATGGGCGTTTGACGACGAGACGCTTGATCGCTCCGCCGCAGCGTTCGACAATCCCGACCACGTCGATGTCGTGATTCACAACTACCGCTGGCGGCTCGGGCTGGCCGACGGCGAGGCGCAGTACGCCGCCGTGGAACAGCGTCTCGCCACGGCGCCGGTCGTTACCGTCCCCACGATCACCCTGGAGGGCGATGCCAATGGCGCGCCGCACCCTGAGGCCACGGCATATGCCGGAAAGTTCACGGGCCGCTACGCGCACCGGTTGATCAAGGGCGGTGTCGGTCACAACCTGCCCCAGGAAGCTCCGCGCGCCTTCGCCGATGCCGTACTCGAGGTCGCCAAGGTCTAGTGTAACGGAGGGAATGGCGGGAGGCCGGACGCCGTCACATAATTGGGTGAGGTGGATCCCTCGCTGAGCCGCGAACCCGATCGGGAGCACTCCCTCTTCTGATCCTGCCCTGCCTTACCCTGCTCCTGCTCGGGGTGTCGCCCGTCGACACCCTGCCGGCGCGCGCCATCCACCAACTCGTTCACACGAGCTGGACTGCCAAGGATGGCGCCCCGGCCGATATTCGCGCTCTCGCCCAGACTCGCGAAGGGTACTTGTGGCTTGGGACCGACAACGGCCTCTTCCGCTTCGACGGCGTTCGATTTGTCCGCATCGCACCTCCTGCGGGCGACTCGCTCGCTGGCACCGCAATCTCGAGCTTGCTGACGACAAAGGATGGCAGCCTCTGGATCGTCTGGGCCAATGGCAAAGTCAGCCGCCAGAGTGGGGGCAAAGTCGTCACCTTTGGCCCACGGGATGGCCTGCCACCCGCCTTTCATCTCGCAGAGTCGAGCCGCGGCGTACTCCTCGCCGGAACGGCGGGCGGCATCTCACGATTCAGCAACGGGAGATGGCAGGACGCCGGAACGGCGTGGGGGCTCGCACCCGGGCTCGAGGGAAGGAGTATCTGGTTCGACCGTGATGACGTGATGTGGGTCGAAACGGTTGAATCGGTACTTTACCTGCCGGCTGGTGCATCGCACCTGGTCGAGACGCGGATGGTGCTCCGCGACCGACCCACTCCCGCCAAGTTCGCCCAGCAGCGGGACGGCACCGTCTGGATGAACGAATCGAGCCGCTCCGCGCACACCCTCCGCCTTGCGACCGACACGACGTATCCGAGCGAAGTCCGCGTGCGGGCAACGAGCGTGCTCATCGATCGACACGGGAGCCTGTGGATCGGTTCCGCTGGCGACGGCCTCCGGCGGCTGATCGACCCGGCGCGTTTCAAGGGAAAAGTGATTCTCCGCACGAGCGCAGACGCCGAGCAATTCACCACGAAGGATGGGCTGCTCTCAGACGAGGTGACGGACCTCTTCGAAGACCGCGAGGGTGATCTCTGGGTTGCCTCGCCGGTCGGGCTCGAACGCTTCCGGCAAGGGGCCTTCACGCCAGTCGCCTTGCCACATCCCACGCACTCGAGATTCGTATTTGCCGGCCGTGACAGTTCGCTGTGGATTGCCGCCGAAGATGTCGCCGGGCTCGTGCGACTCACGCACCAGGGCTCGTCGATGGTCTCGGCCGGCTTTGCTGTGACCAATCTCGCACAGGACTCCAGCGGTGCCATCTACTCGGTCCGCACGCACCGCATCCTGAAGTTGCAGGGAGCGGGGTTTGTCGCCCTGCCCCTCCGGAAGATCATTGCGATCGACCTCATCGGCATGACGATCGATCCTCAGGGAACGATCTGGCTCCTCGACGAAGTGGCCGGGTTGCTCCGACTCGACCACGACCGGCTCATCCCGGTTGCCACGCTCTACGAGCCGGTGGCCCGTCGCGGCACCTTAAGCAGTGACTCGAAAGGCAGACTCTGGATCGGTCAGTTGAATCGTGTGGCGTTGTATGACCACGGCAAGCTCAACCTGTACGGCGAAGCCGCTGGTGTGCCGGCGGGGCTGGTGTTGCAAGTCTTCGAAGATCACGCCGGAAAGATCTGGGCCGTCGGCGAGGGCGGCGTGAGCAGGTTCGAAAACGGCCGATTCCGCAGCATTGCGGTGCGCCAGGGCGTGCCAGGGAAGACCGTGTTCGGCGTCGCTGAGGACAAGAGTGGAGCGTGGTGGATGGTGACCCGGACCGGAGTCTTGCGGCTCCCGCCCGGCGAAGCTGACCGTGCTCTCACCGATTCCACATACAACATTCGCTATCGGACCTTCGATCGGGAGGACGGGTTGCCGGGCACGGTGACCGTCAGCGATTGGGGTTCGCCGGTGACACGCGCCCAGGACGGCACGATCTGGGTTGCCACCGACAGCGGAGTCGCAAGCGTTGATCCCCGAGGCATCTCCCCGGACCGATCACTTCCGGTGCTGATCGAATCTGTTCGGGTCGACGGCCGCGATCTGTCGCCAACCAACCCGGTGCCGATCCCCGCCGGGGGGCGCGACCTCGAAATCGACTATACGGCGACCAGTCTGGCGAATCCGGACCGGGTCCAGTTCCGCTATCGGCTCGAAGGCGAGGATTCCACCTGGCACGACGTCGGTACCCAGCGACGTGTCACCTACAACGACCTCGGGCCGGGTGACTATCGCTTTCGAATCGCCGCAAGAAATCGCGATGGCGTCTGGGACGAGACCGGATCGGCCTGGACCTTTCGCGTCCTGCCACCCTGGTACCAGACTCGCTGGTTCCAGCTCGGCACCGTGCTGGTGATTGTCGGGTTTGCCACCGGTACCATCGCGCTGGTCCAGCGACAGCGGCATCTCCGAGCGCAAGAACTCCTGCGACGTGGCTACGAGGCCACCCTGGCCGAGCGCGCCCGCATCGCGCAGGATCTGCACGACACCCTCCTTCAGGGCATTGCCGGCGTGAGTATGCAACTCAAAGCCGCAGAGCGGGCCCTTCCAGACGAACCTGATTTGGCCGCCGAGATGCTGGCGCACGTTCAACGCCTCACCCGACAGGCACTTCGCGAAGCGCGTGAGCGCGTGATGGACCTGCACGAAACCGACCTCGGCCAGGATGATCTCGCCGGCGCCCTCGCTGCTGCTGCAGCGGAACTCGTGGCCTCGACCGGTATTCACCTCGCTATCAGTTCGCGCGGCGAACGACGCCGAGTGTCGCGGGAGGTCGAGATCGCCGCGATCCGGATCGGGCGTGAAGCGATCGCCAATGCGGTCCGTCACGCCGAGGCGCAGCGGATCGATATCGTGGTCGACTTTGCACCCACCGTGTTGCGCCTCGAGGTATGCGACGACGGCAAGGGATTCACCTTCGAGGACGGCGAGCAAGCTCAGCTCTCCGGCCACTTAGGGCTGAGCGGGATGCGCAGCCGGGCCGATCGCCTTGGCGGCCACTGCGAAGTGCGACCGAGAGCCGGGGGCGGCACCGTCGTCGCGGTAGAGCTTCCCTTGCCCACCGGCCCCACCTGATGACCACGTGCGGCCGCGTTGCCAGGCTGCCATCAGGCTTCGCAATAGGCCAAATGGTGTATTGCCGGTTCTGATCGGTTGATCCACACTTCATCATGGCACACACTCCGCGCGCAGTTGGTCCACCTCATGAACCCACGCTCCCGATCCGGGTCATGACCGTGGATGACCATCCAATCTTTCGCGGCGGACTGGCAACCCTGATCGGGACCTATGTCGAGTTCGATCTGGTTGCGGAGGCTGCCAACGGCCGCCAGGCGATCGAGCAGTTCCGCGCCCATCGCCCGCACGTCACGCTGATGGATCTCAGCATGCCAGTGATGGGAGGGGTCGATGCCATCGCCGCAATTACAGGGGAGTTTCCCGACGCACGGATCATCGCGTTGACCTCCTGGGAGGGCGACGGCGACATTCATCGCGCCCTCGAGGCTGGCGCACGCGGCTACCTGCTGAAGGACATCGCGAGCGAAATGGTCGCCGATGCGATCCGGCAGGTGCATCGAGGCATGCGAGTCATCCCTGCCGACGTGGCACGGCGGCTTG comes from the Gemmatimonadota bacterium genome and includes:
- a CDS encoding alpha/beta hydrolase; the protein is MSNPHHRDRREFVGAAILALAGTRLGIMQGTNPAARTSSSSLSAPPLGPIRQIDAGVLNVGYAEAGPATGPVVVLLHGWPYDIWSFAEVTPLLAAAGYRVIVPYLRGFGSTSFRSRSAMRNGQPAALALDAVALMDALRIERATIAGFDWGARTAAIVAALWPDRCRGLVSVSGYLIGAQAAGGTPLPPAAELQWWYQYYFATERGRAGYEKYRKEFARLIWKLASPQWAFDDETLDRSAAAFDNPDHVDVVIHNYRWRLGLADGEAQYAAVEQRLATAPVVTVPTITLEGDANGAPHPEATAYAGKFTGRYAHRLIKGGVGHNLPQEAPRAFADAVLEVAKV
- a CDS encoding two-component regulator propeller domain-containing protein codes for the protein MSPVDTLPARAIHQLVHTSWTAKDGAPADIRALAQTREGYLWLGTDNGLFRFDGVRFVRIAPPAGDSLAGTAISSLLTTKDGSLWIVWANGKVSRQSGGKVVTFGPRDGLPPAFHLAESSRGVLLAGTAGGISRFSNGRWQDAGTAWGLAPGLEGRSIWFDRDDVMWVETVESVLYLPAGASHLVETRMVLRDRPTPAKFAQQRDGTVWMNESSRSAHTLRLATDTTYPSEVRVRATSVLIDRHGSLWIGSAGDGLRRLIDPARFKGKVILRTSADAEQFTTKDGLLSDEVTDLFEDREGDLWVASPVGLERFRQGAFTPVALPHPTHSRFVFAGRDSSLWIAAEDVAGLVRLTHQGSSMVSAGFAVTNLAQDSSGAIYSVRTHRILKLQGAGFVALPLRKIIAIDLIGMTIDPQGTIWLLDEVAGLLRLDHDRLIPVATLYEPVARRGTLSSDSKGRLWIGQLNRVALYDHGKLNLYGEAAGVPAGLVLQVFEDHAGKIWAVGEGGVSRFENGRFRSIAVRQGVPGKTVFGVAEDKSGAWWMVTRTGVLRLPPGEADRALTDSTYNIRYRTFDREDGLPGTVTVSDWGSPVTRAQDGTIWVATDSGVASVDPRGISPDRSLPVLIESVRVDGRDLSPTNPVPIPAGGRDLEIDYTATSLANPDRVQFRYRLEGEDSTWHDVGTQRRVTYNDLGPGDYRFRIAARNRDGVWDETGSAWTFRVLPPWYQTRWFQLGTVLVIVGFATGTIALVQRQRHLRAQELLRRGYEATLAERARIAQDLHDTLLQGIAGVSMQLKAAERALPDEPDLAAEMLAHVQRLTRQALREARERVMDLHETDLGQDDLAGALAAAAAELVASTGIHLAISSRGERRRVSREVEIAAIRIGREAIANAVRHAEAQRIDIVVDFAPTVLRLEVCDDGKGFTFEDGEQAQLSGHLGLSGMRSRADRLGGHCEVRPRAGGGTVVAVELPLPTGPT
- a CDS encoding response regulator transcription factor, which encodes MTVDDHPIFRGGLATLIGTYVEFDLVAEAANGRQAIEQFRAHRPHVTLMDLSMPVMGGVDAIAAITGEFPDARIIALTSWEGDGDIHRALEAGARGYLLKDIASEMVADAIRQVHRGMRVIPADVARRLAEFTPRVDLTERELEVLTHLARGRTNKEIAAELGRAEATIKVHVFHILEKLEAADRTEAVTIALQRGLIHLP